The following coding sequences are from one Gossypium raimondii isolate GPD5lz chromosome 4, ASM2569854v1, whole genome shotgun sequence window:
- the LOC105780380 gene encoding uncharacterized protein LOC105780380, whose translation MPPAMPPLKLPFLCSSPPSLAPLPPLFLLIRRPRVVASVRAMLTATPFSPPATLSPSALTAAPIPRDRFGVKQKEKIASFKTSVDVLTLSATPIPRTLYLALTGFRDAK comes from the exons ATGCCGCCGGCGATGCCTCCCCTCAAGCTCCCTTTCCTATGCTCAAGTCCACCATCATTGGCGCCGCTTCCACCTCTCTTTCTGCTCATAAGAAGACCAAGGGTCGTGGCATCCGTGAGGGCGATGCTGACCGCCACTCCCTTCTCGCCTCCCGCGACTTTGAGTCCCTCGGCATTGACGGCGGCCCCGATCCCCAGAGAT AGGTTCGGTGTCAAGCAAAAGGAGAAGATTGCATCTTTTAAGACTTCAGTTGATGTTCTTACTCTCTCTGCAACACCTATACCCAGAACGCTTTATTTAGCTTTGACTGGTTTCCGTGATGCCAAGTAA
- the LOC105779131 gene encoding L-type lectin-domain containing receptor kinase IX.1: MDDNDNINFTFPDFNSNTHRIVYEADAYASGSAILLTANKTDQGLNGSVGRATYYKPMRLWNNSSGDFLLADFTTQFSFAVDSFHSSSYGSGFAFFLAPNGSKIPTHSEGACFGLQACYPSLSYDGNSKFVAVEFDTHQSDWDPPGMSEHVGIDINSVKTSYPTVAWWWSDIENGGKVNAFITFNSSTKNLSVTFVDADDFTRENSSSLSATLDLSQYLPEWVTFGFSGATGFNRSTELHTIYSWNFSSTLQVSMNTAIYSPTAAPVATTSTSNSPVEPRRKKRTWPWIVLAMFGAISALVPVLGLIWFFYRRRKYSRKEDGTMVVNVEMEMVTAPRKFSYKELRFATNNFADDGLLGEGGFGKVYLGFLRDINCSIAVKRITPNSQQGVKEYLSEVTTIARLRHRNLVQLIGWCHDNKEFLIVYDFLPNKSLDFHLRREPCLLTWDKRYKIAMGLASALFYLQEECDQCVLHRDMKSSNVLLDLSFNAKLGDFGLARLVDHGQESQTTSVMLGTDGYIAPECLVTYKATKESDIYSFGIVALEIASGKKAIAVIERHGKRFKTKLVEWVWELYGKESLLDAADPQLYGNYEIEQMERLLLVGLACADPNYFERPSIPQVIDILSFKAPVPMLPQDIPVPTYIAALQDNMVTSSASNSFHTGASSRSQTQSPGIASSIHSLKG, from the coding sequence ATGGATGATAACGATAACATCAATTTCACTTTCCCTGATTTCAACTCAAATACGCATCGCATAGTGTATGAAGCTGATGCATACGCATCAGGCAGCGCAATCCTACTCACTGCTAACAAAACAGACCAGGGTCTAAATGGTAGTGTTGGTCGAGCTACTTACTACAAGCCAATGCGTCTTTGGAACAATTCATCTGGAGATTTCCTACTTGCAGATTTCACCACTCAATTTTCCTTCGCCGTTGATTCCTTCCATAGCAGCTCATACGGTAGTGGGTTTGCGTTTTTCCTTGCTCCCAATGGCTCAAAAATCCCTACTCATTCCGAAGGTGCTTGCTTCGGACTTCAAGCTTGCTATCCGAGTTTGAGTTATGACGGGAACTCTAAGTTTGTTGCAGTGGAGTTTGATACGCATCAGAGTGATTGGGATCCTCCGGGGATGTCAGAGCACGTGGGCATTGATATAAACTCTGTCAAGACTTCTTACCCCACCGTCGCATGGTGGTGGAGTGATATTGAAAATGGGGGAAAAGTTAATGCTTTCATCACTTTCAACTCTAGTACAAAAAACTTGAGTGTTACTTTTGTTGATGCTGATGATTTTACTCGTGAGAACTCATCCAGTCTTTCCGCAACACTGGACCTTAGCCaatatttaccggaatgggtcaCTTTTGGCTTCTCAGGAGCTACTGGATTTAACAGATCGACTGAGCTACACACTATTTATTCCTGGAATTTCAGCTCTACCTTACAAGTTTCCATGAATACAGCTATCTATTCTCCAACAGCTGCACCTGTAGCAACAACAAGCACAAGCAATTCTCCGGTCGAACCAAGAAGGAAGAAGAGGACATGGCCATGGATTGTTTTAGCCATGTTTGGTGCCATATCTGCTTTGGTCCCagttttgggtttaatttggtttttctaCCGGAGGAGAAAATACAGCAGGAAGGAAGATGGGACCATGGTTGTCAacgtagaaatggaaatggtGACAGCACCTAGGAAGTTTTCCTACAAGGAGCTAAGATTTGCAACCAATAATTTTGCTGACGACGGTCTGCTTGGAGAGGGAGGTTTTGGGAAGGTTTATTTAGGCTTCTTGAGGGACATTAATTGCAGTATTGCTGTCAAAAGGATAACTCCAAATTCTCAACAAGGGGTGAAAGAGTATTTATCAGAAGTTACAACTATTGCCAGGTTGAGGCATAGAAATCTGGTCCAACTCATTGGTTGGTGCCATGACAATAAGGAGTTTCTGATTGTGTATGATTTTCTTCCAAATAAGAGTCTCGATTTCCATCTGCGTAGAGAGCCATGCTTGTTGACGTGGGATAAAAGGTATAAAATCGCTATGGGATTGGCCTCAGCGTTATTCTATCTGCAGGAAGAATGTGATCAATGCGTGCTGCATCGAGACATGAAGTCAAGTAATGTTCTGCTAGATTTGAGTTTCAATGCCAAGCTTGGTGACTTTGGGCTGGCTAGGCTTGTTGACCATGGACAAGAGTCTCAAACAACTTCGGTTATGCTTGGGACTGATGGTTATATAGCACCCGAGTGTCTTGTCACATACAAAGCCACTAAGGAATCGGATATATATAGCTTTGGTATTGTTGCCTTAGAAATAGCCTCCGGAAAGAAGGCCATTGCTGTAATAGAAAGGCATGGCAAGAGATTCAAGACAAAACTGGTGGAATGGGTTTGGGAACTGTATGGGAAAGAGAGCCTTTTAGATGCTGCTGACCCACAATTGTATGGCAATTACGAGATAGAACAAATGGAACGGCTGCTCTTAGTTGGGCTGGCCTGTGCTGACCCAAACTATTTTGAACGCCCATCGATACCGCAGGTTATTGACATCCTTTCTTTCAAAGCTCCAGTGCCTATGCTACCACAGGATATACCGGTTCCAACATACATTGCAGCTCTGCAAGACAATATGGTTACATCTTCAGCATCCAATTCATTCCACACCGGTGCGTCCAGCAGAAGCCAAACTCAAAGTCCAGGCATTGCTTCAAGTATCCATTCCTTGAAAGGATAA
- the LOC105780379 gene encoding L-type lectin-domain containing receptor kinase IX.1, whose protein sequence is MYYHAYAATFLKILTLKMKTAENLYVKSPKPAFLFILLFILVLHLPKAASVDDDDNINFTFPDFNPNTHRIVYEADAYASGNAIQLTADQINKGLNGSVGRATYYKPMHLWDNSSGNLLLADFTTQFSFSIDSLHNSSYGSGFAFFLAPNGSKIPPRSAGGCLGLQTCNSSLTYDVNSKFVAVEFDTYHSPWDPLGMSEHVGIDLNSVNSSNPTVKWWWSDIENGGKVNAFITYNSSTKHLSVFLVDANDFSRENSSSLSATLDLSGYLPEWVTFGFSGAAGFNTITELNTIYSWNFSSTLQVSMNTTIHPPATAPSLPVNPRRKSKTWLCLVLAVVGGIFALLLVPGLVWLFCRRGKYNKMRDDGPMSVNVEMEKVTAPRQFSYKELRLATSNFADEGLLGEGGFGKVYLGFLRDINCSIAVKRITPHSQQGVKEYVSEVTTITRLRHRNLVQLIGWCHDSKEFLIVYEFLPNKSLDYHLHREPCLLTWDTRYKIAMGLASALFYLQEECDKCVLHRDIKSSNVLLDLSFNAKLGDFGLARLVDHGQGSQTTKVMLGTDGYIAPECLDTCKAIKESDIYSFGIVALEIATGMKAIAVIERNGKRFKRKLVEWVWELYGKESVFDAVDPRLYGNYDMEQMQRLLLVGLACANPNYYARPSITRAIDILGFKAPLPILPGELPVPTYIAALEDNIVTSSASNSSHTSGSRRSETQTSGNGSNIHS, encoded by the coding sequence ATGTATTACCATGCATATGCAGCAACTTTCCTCAAAATCCTTACTTTGAAAATGAAGACTGCTGAGAATTTGTATGTGAAATCTCCAAAACCTGCATTTCTCTTCATATTATTATTCATCCTTGTTCTTCATCTTCCAAAGGCTGCATCagtggatgatgatgataaCATCAACTTCACTTTCCCTGATTTCAACCCAAATACGCATCGCATAGTTTATGAAGCTGATGCGTACGCATCAGGCAACGCAATACAACTCACTGCTGACCAAATAAACAAGGGTCTAAATGGTAGTGTTGGTCGAGCCACTTATTACAAGCCAATGCACCTTTGGGACAATTCGTCGGGGAATCTCCTACTTGCAGATTTCACCACTCAATTTTCTTTCTCCATTGATTCCTTGCACAATAGCTCATACGGTAGTGGGTTTGCGTTTTTCCTTGCTCCCAATGGCTCAAAAATCCCACCTAGATCCGCCGGTGGTTGTTTGGGACTTCAAACTTGCAACTCGAGTTTGACTTATGATGTTAACTCTAAATTTGTTGCAGTGGAGTTTGATACGTATCACAGTCCTTGGGATCCTCTGGGGATGTCAGAGCACGTGGGCATTGATCTCAACTCTGTCAATTCTTCTAACCCCACCGTCAAATGGTGGTGGAGTGATATTGAAAATGGGGGAAAAGTTAATGCTTTCATCACTTACAACTCTAGTACAAAACACTTGAGTGTTTTTTTAGTTGATGCTAATGATTTTTCTCGTGAGAATTCATCTAGTCTTTCTGCAACACTGGATCTTAGCGGATATTTACCAGAATGGGTCACTTTTGGCTTCTCAGGAGCCGCTGGATTTAACACTATAACGGAGCTAAACACTATTTATTCCTGGAATTTCAGCTCTACCTTACAAGTTTCCATGAATACAACTATCCATCCTCCAGCAACAGCACCAAGCCTTCCAGTCAATCCCAGAAGGAAGAGCAAGACATGGCTATGTCTAGTTCTAGCCGTCGTTGGTGGCATTTTTGCTTTGCTCCTAGTTCCAGGTCTGGTTTGGCTTTTTTGCAGGAGAGGAAAGTATAACAAGATGAGGGATGATGGGCCCATGTCTGTCAacgtagaaatggaaaaagTAACAGCACCTAGGCAGTTTTCCTACAAGGAGCTAAGACTTGCAACCAGTAATTTTGCTGATGAAGGTCTGCTCGGAGAGGGAGGTTTTGGGAAGGTTTATTTAGGCTTCTTGAGGGACATCAACTGTAGTATTGCTGTCAAAAGGATAACTCCACATTCTCAACAAGGGGTGAAAGAGTACGTATCAGAAGTTACAACTATTACCAGATTGAGGCATAGGAATTTGGTCCAACTAATTGGTTGGTGCCATGACAGTAAGGAGTTCCTCATCGTGTACGAATTCCTTCCAAATAAGAGTCTCGATTACCATCTACATAGAGAGCCATGCTTGTTGACGTGGGATACAAGGTATAAAATCGCTATGGGACTGGCCTCAGCGTTGTTTTATCTGCAGGAAGAATGTGACAAATGCGTTTTGCATCGAGACATCAAGTCAAGTAATGTTCTGTTGGATTTGAGTTTCAATGCCAAGCTTGGTGACTTTGGGTTGGCTAGGCTTGTTGACCATGGACAAGGGTCTCAAACAACTAAGGTTATGCTTGGGACTGATGGTTATATAGCACCCGAGTGTCTTGACACATGCAAAGCCATTAAGGAATCCGACATATACAGTTTTGGTATTGTTGCCTTAGAAATAGCCACCGGAATGAAGGCTATTGCTGTAATTGAAAGGAATGGTAAGAGATTCAAGAGAAAACTGGTGGAATGGGTTTGGGAACTGTACGGGAAAGAGAGTGTTTTCGATGCTGTAGACCCACGATTGTATGGCAATTACGACATGGAACAAATGCAACGGTTGCTCTTAGTTGGGCTCGCTTGTGCTAACCCAAACTATTATGCCCGCCCATCGATAACGCGGGCTATCGACATCCTTGGTTTCAAAGCCCCATTGCCCATACTACCAGGGGAGCTGCCGGTTCCAACATATATTGCAGCTTTGGAAGACAACATTGTTACATCTTCCGCATCCAATTCATCCCATACCAGTGGTTCCAGAAGAAGCGAAACCCAAACTTCAGGCAATGGTTCCAATATCCATTCTTGA